One window of Streptomyces sp. SUK 48 genomic DNA carries:
- a CDS encoding D-alanyl-D-alanine carboxypeptidase, with protein sequence MAGESPDRSKQRESSAGATSGRADAVPEARDPRIAVARGGSGGSAGAGAGQKDSSNGGTDTATKVFRTPAVEEDTDLRDAVSSWVRDADEPEAPTDAPAKDAEGAGAAEADASAEGDADPKGDAKGATGAISDGASGSGAGSEAADDEAGADADAKATAEDGDAEPDAGSGAKGDAGTKDDGADAGAEAGDAEAEGARKTPETGTGDAEAKDDADAKASTGEAAAAAAARAKAAAETAGAEAEALADDAAAKAGAGAEAAAAKNAANAKSGAQPKADAGAKAATAAEADAKDGADAEAKADAGPKSDAKAGRGVEAGAEAKADDGGAEAGETDDGPAAGGEAEATAEAGAAAVDQPTAIFKAVHPKDQVDQPTTMLKVGEGGTKQTESEAERTSKFVALKDDVRHKPKPKATPAPAPADETTAVPQVGPERTTQQPLPPKPPLDLLAELTNTPPPPETPVRTAVRRVKIWTPLVLLLVIVFAVVQTLRPLPSPTLALTAKDSYTFDGGRVNLPWPGEGQGWMDGDGIGTMGNFGKQTPVAIGSVAKTMTAYIILRDHPLKPGQEGRKIKVDATAEKEGGYNKSGESTLNTVHAGDSLTEKQALSAVMIPSANNIARLLARWDAGSEAAFVKKMNATAQELGMTGTTYTDPSGLKETTVSTAQDQVKLGRAVVKIPALVAITSAASWTDPTGQNWPNYNSLPYWIGAIGIKTGTTTAAGGNLLFAARKKVGGQTVTVVGAILGQHKPSILDTVNEVSKTALLGAEHALTSAKILKKGDVVGYVDDQLGGQTPIVVTEDVTAVGWSGLKVKLSFASDTVPHTAKAGTRVGTLTVGDGTTAGVKVPVALQRDLAEPGFGAKLTRVG encoded by the coding sequence GTGGCGGGCGAGTCCCCCGACAGGTCGAAGCAGCGCGAGTCGTCGGCAGGAGCGACGTCGGGGCGGGCGGACGCGGTTCCCGAGGCCCGTGATCCCCGCATCGCGGTGGCCCGGGGCGGGTCCGGCGGGAGCGCCGGTGCCGGTGCCGGGCAAAAGGATTCCTCGAACGGCGGCACGGACACCGCGACGAAGGTGTTCCGCACCCCCGCGGTCGAGGAGGACACCGACCTGCGCGACGCGGTCTCCTCGTGGGTCCGCGACGCGGACGAGCCGGAGGCGCCGACGGACGCTCCCGCGAAGGACGCCGAGGGCGCCGGGGCCGCAGAGGCCGACGCGAGCGCCGAGGGCGACGCGGACCCGAAGGGCGACGCGAAGGGAGCGACGGGCGCGATAAGCGACGGCGCTTCCGGGAGCGGCGCGGGTTCGGAGGCGGCCGACGACGAGGCCGGCGCGGACGCGGACGCGAAGGCGACCGCCGAGGACGGCGACGCGGAGCCGGACGCCGGTTCCGGTGCGAAGGGCGACGCGGGGACGAAGGACGACGGCGCGGACGCCGGGGCCGAGGCGGGTGACGCGGAGGCCGAGGGCGCGCGGAAGACCCCGGAGACCGGCACCGGGGACGCCGAGGCGAAGGACGACGCCGACGCGAAGGCTTCCACCGGTGAGGCCGCCGCTGCCGCCGCCGCCCGTGCCAAGGCCGCCGCCGAGACGGCCGGCGCCGAGGCGGAGGCCCTGGCGGACGACGCGGCCGCGAAGGCGGGTGCCGGTGCGGAGGCCGCCGCGGCGAAGAACGCTGCGAATGCGAAGAGCGGCGCTCAGCCGAAGGCGGACGCCGGGGCGAAGGCCGCCACCGCCGCGGAAGCCGACGCCAAGGACGGCGCCGACGCCGAGGCGAAGGCCGACGCCGGCCCGAAGAGCGACGCCAAGGCCGGGCGCGGCGTCGAGGCCGGAGCCGAGGCGAAGGCCGACGACGGCGGAGCCGAGGCCGGGGAGACCGACGACGGGCCCGCTGCCGGAGGCGAAGCCGAGGCCACGGCCGAAGCCGGCGCCGCCGCCGTCGACCAGCCGACCGCCATCTTCAAGGCCGTACACCCCAAGGACCAGGTCGACCAGCCCACGACCATGCTCAAGGTCGGCGAGGGGGGCACGAAGCAGACCGAGTCCGAGGCCGAGCGCACCAGCAAGTTCGTCGCGCTCAAGGACGACGTCCGGCACAAGCCCAAGCCCAAGGCGACGCCGGCTCCCGCGCCGGCCGACGAGACCACCGCCGTCCCCCAGGTCGGCCCCGAGCGCACCACCCAGCAGCCGCTGCCCCCCAAGCCCCCGCTCGACCTCCTCGCGGAGCTGACCAACACCCCGCCGCCCCCGGAGACCCCGGTCCGCACGGCCGTGCGGCGGGTCAAGATCTGGACCCCGCTGGTCCTCCTGCTGGTGATCGTCTTCGCGGTCGTACAGACTCTGCGCCCCCTGCCGTCCCCCACCCTCGCGCTGACCGCGAAGGACAGCTACACCTTCGACGGCGGCCGGGTGAACCTGCCGTGGCCGGGCGAGGGCCAGGGCTGGATGGACGGCGACGGCATCGGCACGATGGGGAACTTCGGCAAGCAGACCCCCGTCGCCATCGGCTCCGTCGCCAAGACGATGACCGCGTACATCATCCTGCGCGACCACCCGCTGAAGCCGGGCCAGGAGGGCCGGAAGATCAAGGTGGACGCCACGGCGGAGAAGGAGGGCGGCTACAACAAGAGCGGTGAGTCCACCCTCAACACCGTCCACGCCGGCGACTCCCTCACGGAGAAGCAGGCCCTGTCGGCCGTCATGATCCCCTCGGCCAACAACATCGCCCGGCTGCTGGCCCGCTGGGACGCGGGCTCGGAGGCGGCGTTCGTGAAGAAGATGAACGCCACCGCCCAGGAGCTGGGGATGACCGGTACGACGTACACCGACCCCTCGGGCCTGAAGGAGACCACCGTCTCCACCGCCCAGGACCAGGTGAAGCTCGGCCGCGCGGTCGTCAAGATCCCCGCCCTGGTCGCCATCACCAGCGCCGCCAGCTGGACCGACCCCACCGGCCAGAACTGGCCGAACTACAACTCGCTCCCCTACTGGATCGGCGCCATCGGCATCAAGACCGGCACCACCACCGCGGCCGGCGGCAACCTCCTGTTCGCCGCCCGCAAGAAGGTCGGCGGCCAGACGGTGACCGTCGTCGGCGCGATCCTCGGCCAGCACAAGCCGTCGATCCTGGACACGGTCAACGAGGTCAGCAAGACCGCGCTGCTCGGTGCCGAGCACGCGCTGACCTCGGCGAAGATCCTGAAGAAGGGCGACGTGGTCGGCTACGTGGACGACCAGCTCGGCGGCCAGACCCCGATCGTGGTCACCGAGGACGTCACCGCGGTCGGCTGGTCGGGCCTGAAGGTCAAGCTGTCCTTCGCCTCCGACACCGTCCCGCACACCGCGAAGGCCGGCACCCGGGTCGGCACCCTCACGGTGGGCGACGGCACCACGGCCGGCGTCAAGGTCCCGGTGGCCCTCCAGCGGGATCTGGCCGAGCCCGGGTTCGGCGCGAAGCTCACCCGCGTCGGCTGA
- a CDS encoding GPP34 family phosphoprotein, which produces MGRSRRTLPEELLLLALDPTTGTTAQPQSLDLGLAGAQLVELALAGRIAPDGDRIAVVVPRPTGDPTLDCALELLRRRGAPVRAVHWIGGPRLGLRQTYLSHLERCGMVAAVPGQMCGVLPTTRYQATETAISREIRGRLDSAIRTGVPPDPRTAALAALAHAVGLGKHLYPGNEGRSSRSRLRDLIRHDPMGGLVAHAVMDVQNGAAAQPRRGPAVTGRPAPGPRPAAEPAHGVPMQSRHGAMVRAVAH; this is translated from the coding sequence ATGGGCAGGAGCCGCAGAACACTTCCGGAGGAGCTTCTGCTGCTGGCACTGGACCCGACCACGGGTACCACTGCGCAGCCGCAGTCGCTCGACCTCGGTCTGGCCGGTGCACAGCTAGTGGAGCTGGCGCTGGCCGGACGGATAGCCCCAGACGGGGATCGTATCGCCGTGGTGGTGCCACGGCCGACAGGAGATCCAACTCTGGACTGCGCGTTGGAGTTGCTGCGAAGGCGCGGCGCTCCGGTGCGAGCCGTCCACTGGATCGGCGGGCCCCGGCTGGGGCTGCGCCAGACGTACCTTTCGCATCTGGAGCGGTGCGGCATGGTCGCCGCGGTGCCGGGCCAGATGTGCGGGGTGCTGCCGACGACGCGCTACCAGGCGACGGAGACGGCCATCAGCCGGGAGATCCGTGGCCGGCTGGACTCCGCGATCCGCACCGGCGTACCGCCGGACCCGCGGACCGCGGCACTCGCCGCCCTGGCGCACGCCGTCGGGCTCGGCAAGCATCTGTATCCGGGCAACGAGGGCCGATCGTCCCGTTCCCGGCTGCGGGATCTGATCCGGCACGATCCGATGGGCGGGCTCGTCGCGCACGCCGTGATGGACGTGCAGAACGGCGCGGCCGCACAGCCGCGCCGCGGTCCGGCGGTCACGGGCCGGCCGGCGCCAGGACCCCGGCCCGCGGCCGAACCCGCGCACGGGGTGCCGATGCAGTCGCGCCACGGGGCCATGGTCCGCGCCGTGGCCCACTGA
- a CDS encoding helix-turn-helix transcriptional regulator: MASNVNPTVRRRRLGQELRKLREQKNMTAEEVAERLLVSQSKISRLENGRRSISQRDVRDLCGVYEVEDQRVVDSLMEMARDSRQQGWWHTFGDIPYSVYIGLETDAESLRVYEPQIVTGLLQTPAYAEALVRGALPETSAAEIEKRVGVRMRRQERITTEKDPLRLWIVLDEAALHRVVGGKRVMREQLEHLLKLSELPHVTVQVMPFEVGAHPGLNGQYAILEFADAADSSVVYLEGVTSDLYLEKAQDVQKYAVMYEHLRAQSLSVEASRQLIDETAQRYTD; the protein is encoded by the coding sequence GTGGCGTCCAATGTCAATCCCACCGTAAGGCGGCGCCGGCTGGGCCAGGAGCTTCGAAAACTCCGTGAGCAGAAGAACATGACGGCCGAAGAGGTCGCCGAGCGCCTGCTCGTGTCCCAGTCGAAGATCAGCCGTCTGGAGAACGGCCGCCGCAGCATCAGCCAGCGCGATGTGCGCGATCTGTGCGGTGTCTACGAGGTCGAGGACCAGCGGGTCGTGGACTCGCTGATGGAGATGGCCCGGGACTCCAGACAGCAGGGGTGGTGGCACACCTTCGGGGACATCCCCTACAGCGTGTACATCGGTCTGGAGACGGACGCCGAGTCGCTGCGGGTCTACGAGCCCCAGATCGTCACCGGCCTGCTCCAGACCCCGGCGTACGCCGAGGCACTGGTGCGCGGCGCGCTGCCCGAGACCTCGGCCGCGGAGATCGAGAAGCGGGTGGGCGTACGCATGCGCCGCCAGGAGCGGATCACCACCGAGAAGGACCCGCTGCGGCTCTGGATCGTCCTGGACGAGGCCGCGCTGCACCGGGTCGTCGGCGGCAAGCGCGTGATGCGCGAGCAGCTGGAGCATCTCCTCAAGCTGTCCGAGCTGCCCCATGTCACCGTGCAGGTCATGCCGTTCGAGGTGGGCGCGCATCCGGGGCTCAACGGCCAGTACGCCATCCTGGAGTTCGCCGACGCGGCCGACTCCAGCGTGGTCTACCTGGAGGGCGTCACCAGCGACCTGTACCTGGAGAAGGCCCAGGACGTGCAGAAGTACGCCGTGATGTACGAGCATCTGCGGGCCCAGTCCCTCAGCGTGGAAGCGTCCCGGCAGCTGATCGACGAGACGGCCCAGAGGTACACGGACTGA
- a CDS encoding DUF397 domain-containing protein — MALIQGASETWLKSSYSAGNGACVEVKSPVTAELAVRDSKVAEGPILAFPATAWNAFVDSVKA; from the coding sequence ATGGCACTGATTCAGGGCGCTTCGGAGACGTGGCTGAAGTCCTCCTACTCCGCGGGCAACGGCGCCTGCGTGGAGGTCAAGTCGCCCGTCACCGCCGAACTGGCCGTCCGTGACTCCAAGGTCGCCGAGGGCCCGATCCTGGCCTTCCCCGCCACCGCGTGGAACGCCTTCGTGGACTCGGTCAAGGCGTAA
- a CDS encoding MerR family transcriptional regulator: MHEDLLTIGAFAARARLSAKALRLYDRLGLLAPAYVDGSSGYRYYRAAQVERARLVALLRQLDMPLARIAEVTGAEGAEAAGLLAAYWADVEARIAGQRTLAEYLRGRLSGRSDEMYQKFAVETVDVPARVVITESRHTLADELPAWIGAALDRLETAARECGGVAAAPFVVYHAEVSMESDGPAEACVPVADEAAARAWAGRQGRGRQTGVRLEPAARLAYVRITKAQVAHPQILAAFEAVEDWLGRQGLEPAGPCREIYFADWASAGPGDPVCDVAFPVRSG, from the coding sequence GTGCACGAGGATCTGCTCACCATCGGGGCGTTCGCCGCCCGGGCCCGGCTGTCCGCCAAGGCCCTGCGGCTGTACGACCGCCTCGGCCTGCTCGCCCCGGCGTACGTCGACGGGTCGAGCGGCTACCGCTACTACCGTGCCGCCCAGGTCGAGCGCGCCCGGCTGGTGGCCCTGCTGCGGCAGCTGGACATGCCGCTGGCCCGGATCGCCGAGGTGACCGGGGCCGAGGGCGCGGAGGCGGCCGGGCTGCTGGCCGCCTACTGGGCGGACGTGGAGGCCCGGATCGCCGGGCAGCGGACCCTCGCCGAGTACCTCCGTGGACGGCTGTCCGGGAGGAGTGACGAGATGTACCAGAAGTTCGCGGTCGAGACGGTGGACGTGCCGGCGCGGGTGGTGATCACCGAGTCGCGGCACACGCTGGCGGACGAGCTGCCGGCCTGGATCGGCGCCGCGCTGGACCGGCTGGAGACGGCGGCGCGGGAGTGCGGGGGTGTGGCGGCGGCGCCGTTCGTCGTCTACCACGCCGAGGTGTCGATGGAGAGCGACGGGCCCGCCGAGGCGTGTGTGCCGGTGGCCGACGAGGCGGCGGCACGGGCCTGGGCCGGGCGGCAGGGGCGGGGCCGGCAGACGGGGGTGCGGCTGGAGCCGGCGGCCCGGCTGGCGTACGTCCGGATCACCAAGGCGCAGGTGGCGCACCCGCAGATCCTCGCCGCGTTCGAGGCGGTGGAGGACTGGCTGGGCCGGCAGGGGCTGGAGCCGGCCGGGCCGTGCCGGGAGATCTACTTCGCCGACTGGGCGTCGGCGGGCCCCGGGGACCCGGTGTGCGACGTGGCCTTCCCGGTGCGCTCCGGCTGA
- a CDS encoding glutathione peroxidase: MTTVLNTEIGALTGGAADLSQYAGKAVLIVNVASKCGLTPQYAGLEKLQERYAGRGFTVLGVPCNQFLGQEPGSAEEIAEFCSATYGVTFPLTEKVEVNGDDRHPLYERLVGFADAEGHSGDIRWNFEKFLIGRDGSVVARFSPQAEPESAEVVAAIEAQLG; this comes from the coding sequence ATGACCACTGTGCTGAACACCGAGATCGGCGCCCTCACCGGCGGCGCCGCAGACCTGTCGCAGTACGCAGGCAAGGCCGTCCTCATCGTGAACGTGGCCTCCAAGTGCGGCCTGACCCCGCAGTACGCGGGCCTGGAGAAGCTCCAGGAGCGCTACGCCGGGCGCGGTTTCACCGTGCTGGGCGTGCCGTGCAACCAGTTCCTCGGGCAGGAGCCGGGCAGCGCCGAGGAGATCGCCGAGTTCTGCTCGGCGACGTACGGCGTGACCTTCCCGCTGACCGAGAAGGTGGAGGTGAACGGCGACGACCGGCACCCCCTGTACGAGCGCCTGGTGGGCTTCGCGGACGCGGAGGGCCACAGCGGCGACATCCGCTGGAACTTCGAGAAGTTCCTGATCGGCCGGGACGGCAGCGTCGTCGCCCGGTTCTCGCCGCAGGCCGAGCCGGAGTCGGCGGAGGTCGTCGCGGCGATCGAGGCCCAGCTCGGCTGA
- a CDS encoding helix-turn-helix domain-containing protein has protein sequence MGCWELNADTLARSRFVISPLAETFARLKLLHAGEAAHPGERDWLRAHLPSYRALLAADPVTGRLVRAGLGREWIADFFTPTPRDGEEFAAEVARVRSVAPDLARAHLRTALAGPLPAVLDRADLPERAAALLEWVWREAVRPYWERQRRVLEADVVARTAQAGRGGWVSVLDSLRPGRTRWLGRNRLQVNLHAYPPREISGAEMLFVPVTPQRHGWVSWDDGERYALVYPCAGVLADAGARAVPAALAALLGPARAGVLALLGSPMSTSQLTAVTGQGLGSVGRHLKVLREAGLVAGRRTGRSVLYGRTAAGDAVVAAAAPCAPG, from the coding sequence GTGGGCTGCTGGGAACTCAACGCGGACACGCTGGCGCGCAGCCGGTTCGTGATCTCGCCGCTCGCGGAGACGTTCGCGCGGCTGAAGCTGCTGCACGCGGGCGAGGCGGCGCATCCCGGCGAGCGGGACTGGCTGCGGGCCCATCTGCCCTCGTACCGAGCGCTGTTGGCCGCCGATCCGGTGACGGGCCGGCTGGTGCGGGCGGGCCTCGGCCGGGAGTGGATCGCCGACTTCTTCACCCCGACGCCCCGCGACGGGGAGGAGTTCGCGGCGGAGGTCGCCCGGGTGCGCTCGGTCGCGCCGGACCTCGCCCGCGCGCATCTGCGCACCGCCCTCGCCGGTCCGCTGCCGGCCGTGCTGGACCGCGCGGACCTGCCCGAGCGGGCGGCCGCGCTCCTGGAGTGGGTGTGGCGGGAGGCCGTACGGCCGTACTGGGAGCGGCAGCGGCGGGTGCTGGAGGCCGACGTGGTCGCGCGGACCGCGCAGGCCGGGCGGGGCGGCTGGGTGAGCGTGCTGGACTCGCTGCGGCCCGGCCGCACCCGGTGGCTGGGCCGGAACCGGCTCCAGGTCAATCTGCACGCGTACCCGCCGCGCGAGATCTCCGGCGCCGAGATGCTCTTCGTGCCGGTCACCCCGCAGCGGCACGGCTGGGTGTCCTGGGACGACGGGGAGCGGTACGCCCTGGTCTACCCCTGTGCGGGCGTCCTCGCCGACGCCGGGGCCCGCGCGGTCCCGGCCGCCCTCGCCGCCCTGCTCGGGCCGGCCCGCGCGGGTGTCCTGGCCCTCCTCGGCTCCCCCATGAGCACCAGCCAGCTGACGGCGGTGACCGGGCAGGGGCTGGGCTCGGTCGGGCGGCATCTGAAGGTGCTGCGGGAGGCGGGGCTGGTGGCGGGGCGCAGGACCGGGCGGTCGGTGCTGTACGGCAGGACGGCGGCCGGGGACGCGGTGGTGGCGGCGGCCGCGCCCTGTGCGCCGGGGTGA
- a CDS encoding MFS transporter, whose translation MTSYRSLFCTPGFTPLFLGSAAQTAAGTVGSLALGTLVYRATGSPLLSAVSMFGPSLAQVLGATVLLSGADRLPPRTALTAIALVFAAGTALQALPGLPVGALFAVLLAMGLVASLGGGVRWGLLNEILPRDGYLPGRSVFNMMSGLTQIAGFATGGALLAALAPRVCLVLSAALYLAAALALRLGLSARPPRSAGRPSAAATWRANSRLWSHRSRRLTYLGLWLPNGMVVGCESLYVSYAPHAAGTLFACGALGMFAGDVTVGRLLPPRVRRRLATPLLLLLAAPYLAFAAHPPLPLAALCVALASVGFGASLVQQERLMDLTPDELAGQALGLHSSGMLTMQGVSAAAAGAVAQLTTPAAGMALMAAGSIAVTLVLAAAGRRTPRPPLTPAPAAAEGSARSR comes from the coding sequence GTGACCAGCTACCGATCCCTCTTCTGCACCCCCGGGTTCACCCCGCTCTTCCTCGGCTCGGCCGCGCAGACGGCGGCCGGCACCGTCGGGAGCCTCGCCCTCGGCACTCTCGTCTACCGGGCCACCGGCTCCCCGCTGCTGTCGGCGGTCAGCATGTTCGGCCCCTCCCTCGCCCAAGTCCTCGGCGCCACCGTCCTGTTGTCCGGCGCCGACCGGCTGCCGCCTCGTACGGCCCTGACGGCGATCGCGCTGGTCTTCGCGGCCGGCACCGCGCTCCAGGCGCTGCCCGGGCTGCCGGTCGGCGCGCTCTTCGCCGTACTGCTCGCGATGGGCCTGGTGGCCTCGCTCGGCGGCGGGGTCCGCTGGGGCCTGCTGAACGAGATCCTCCCCAGGGACGGCTATCTGCCCGGGCGTTCGGTGTTCAACATGATGAGCGGGCTGACCCAGATCGCCGGTTTCGCCACCGGCGGCGCCCTGCTGGCCGCGCTGGCGCCCCGGGTCTGCCTGGTCCTGTCGGCGGCCCTGTACCTGGCGGCCGCCCTCGCACTGCGCCTCGGCCTGTCCGCCCGCCCGCCCCGCAGCGCGGGCCGCCCCTCCGCAGCGGCCACCTGGCGCGCCAACTCCCGCCTCTGGTCGCACCGTTCGCGCCGCCTCACCTACCTGGGCCTGTGGCTCCCCAACGGCATGGTCGTCGGCTGCGAGTCCCTGTACGTGTCGTACGCCCCGCACGCGGCCGGCACTCTCTTCGCCTGCGGGGCGCTCGGGATGTTCGCCGGGGACGTCACGGTGGGCCGGCTGCTGCCGCCCCGGGTGCGACGGCGGCTGGCGACCCCCCTGCTGCTCCTGCTCGCCGCGCCCTACCTGGCGTTCGCCGCGCATCCGCCGCTGCCGCTCGCCGCGCTCTGCGTCGCCCTCGCCTCCGTCGGCTTCGGCGCGAGCCTCGTCCAGCAGGAACGGCTGATGGACCTCACCCCGGACGAACTCGCGGGCCAGGCCCTCGGGTTGCACTCCTCCGGCATGCTGACCATGCAGGGCGTGAGCGCGGCGGCCGCGGGCGCGGTGGCCCAACTGACCACCCCGGCCGCGGGGATGGCCCTGATGGCGGCCGGCTCCATCGCGGTGACCCTCGTCCTGGCCGCGGCGGGCCGCCGTACCCCCCGCCCGCCGCTCACCCCCGCACCGGCGGCGGCGGAAGGGTCTGCTCGGTCCAGATGA
- a CDS encoding amino acid permease: MFSSLVMALASTGPAYSLAATLGIIVAGVGLQAPIVTMLAFVPMLLIAYAFRELNASDADCGTTFTWATRAFGPRTGWMGGWGLIVANIIVMANLATVAGAYGFRLVGLDALSQSRFWVTVAGVVWIGLLTAVCYVGITVSAVVQRWLLCLEVAVLLLFAVAALVRVHTDPPATAIHVSASWFNPFEVSSVRALTSGILAGVFIYWGWDTAVSVNEETVDSARIPGRAAVLSPVLLLVMYGLVATAAQSFAGVGGTGIGLGNADHHDDVFSGLGEAVFGGHGAGLFLSRLLILMVLTSALASAQTTILPLARTVFSMAVHKAVPARFARVHRRFLTPTWATLGMGVASVALLVLLSSFSRNVLADSVDSVGLAIAFQYGLTGFACLWYHRKVLTRSPRDLICKGLMPGLGGLLMALLFGYAAFVVYAEPGYGASTVDLPVVGRVGGVTVLGLGTLAIGFLLLPVVTRGHSTALKLQRSLLPGRLPPQTACETASRYLPADNGSGVGGDWYDVIPLSGTRVGLVVGDVLGHGLPAAATMGRLRTGLRVLARLDLAPDEVLTRLDDLAEQTAQERAPAPSDAAAVPDHAPPPVDEAMVTCLYAVYDPVSGWCSMARAGGPPPVLVAGDTGVARSLDVPPGPPLGVGGLPYQSTELRLAPGSVLALFTSGLLQAAERQDAGLRRLADSLTGPRASLTKLCEQTVSTMLTGAVDEDATLLLARTRLLDRTRLAQWEPAADPAAVAALRSSVGKQLDDWGLDELAFTTEVIVSELVTNAIRYVGGPIQVRLIRDRTLTCEVSDTGHTTPNLRHAASDDEGGRGLFIVAQMTQRWGTRYTPTGKVIWTEQTLPPPPVRG; encoded by the coding sequence ATGTTCTCCTCCCTCGTCATGGCGCTGGCGTCGACCGGACCGGCGTACAGCCTGGCCGCCACGCTGGGGATCATCGTGGCGGGGGTCGGGCTCCAGGCGCCGATCGTGACCATGCTGGCGTTCGTGCCGATGCTGCTGATCGCGTACGCCTTCCGGGAGCTGAACGCGAGCGACGCGGACTGCGGTACGACCTTCACCTGGGCGACCCGGGCGTTCGGGCCCAGGACCGGGTGGATGGGCGGCTGGGGGCTGATCGTCGCCAACATCATCGTCATGGCGAACCTCGCCACCGTCGCCGGTGCCTACGGGTTCCGGCTGGTGGGTCTCGACGCGCTGAGCCAGAGCCGGTTCTGGGTCACGGTGGCCGGGGTGGTCTGGATCGGGCTGCTCACCGCCGTCTGCTACGTCGGGATCACGGTCTCCGCGGTCGTACAGCGCTGGCTGCTGTGTCTGGAGGTCGCCGTCCTGCTGCTGTTCGCCGTCGCCGCGCTGGTCCGCGTCCACACCGATCCGCCGGCGACCGCGATCCATGTCTCCGCGTCCTGGTTCAACCCCTTCGAGGTGTCCTCCGTACGGGCCCTGACCTCGGGCATCCTCGCGGGTGTCTTCATCTACTGGGGCTGGGACACCGCCGTGTCCGTCAACGAGGAGACCGTCGACAGCGCCCGTATCCCCGGGCGGGCCGCCGTCCTCTCCCCCGTGCTGCTGCTGGTCATGTACGGGCTGGTCGCCACCGCGGCGCAGTCCTTCGCGGGCGTCGGCGGCACCGGCATCGGGCTCGGCAACGCCGATCACCACGACGACGTGTTCTCGGGGCTCGGCGAGGCGGTCTTCGGCGGTCACGGCGCGGGGCTGTTCCTGTCCCGGCTGCTGATCCTGATGGTGCTGACCTCGGCGCTGGCCTCCGCCCAGACCACCATCCTGCCGCTGGCCAGGACCGTCTTCTCGATGGCCGTGCACAAGGCGGTGCCCGCCCGGTTCGCCCGGGTGCACCGCAGGTTCCTCACCCCGACCTGGGCCACGCTCGGCATGGGCGTGGCCTCCGTCGCGCTGCTCGTCCTGCTGTCGTCGTTCAGCCGCAACGTCCTCGCCGACTCGGTCGACTCCGTCGGCCTCGCGATCGCCTTCCAGTACGGCCTGACCGGCTTCGCCTGCCTCTGGTACCACCGCAAGGTCCTCACCCGCAGCCCCCGCGACCTGATCTGCAAGGGCCTGATGCCGGGGCTCGGGGGGCTGCTCATGGCGCTGCTGTTCGGGTACGCCGCCTTCGTCGTCTACGCCGAACCGGGGTACGGCGCCAGCACCGTCGACCTCCCGGTGGTCGGGCGGGTCGGCGGGGTGACCGTGCTCGGGCTCGGCACCCTCGCGATCGGCTTTTTGCTGCTGCCGGTCGTCACCCGGGGGCACAGCACGGCGCTCAAGCTCCAGCGCAGCCTGCTGCCGGGCCGGCTGCCCCCGCAGACCGCGTGCGAGACGGCGAGCCGCTATCTGCCCGCCGACAACGGGTCCGGGGTGGGCGGCGACTGGTACGACGTGATCCCGCTGTCCGGCACCCGGGTGGGCCTGGTCGTCGGGGACGTGCTCGGGCACGGGCTGCCCGCCGCGGCGACCATGGGGCGGCTGCGCACCGGGCTGCGGGTCCTCGCCCGCCTCGATCTGGCCCCCGACGAGGTCCTCACCCGGCTCGACGACCTCGCCGAGCAGACCGCCCAGGAGCGCGCGCCCGCCCCGAGCGACGCCGCCGCCGTCCCGGACCATGCCCCGCCCCCCGTCGACGAGGCGATGGTGACGTGCCTGTACGCGGTGTACGACCCGGTCTCCGGCTGGTGCAGCATGGCGCGCGCGGGCGGTCCGCCGCCGGTGCTGGTGGCCGGGGACACGGGTGTGGCCCGGAGCCTCGACGTGCCGCCGGGGCCGCCCCTGGGGGTCGGCGGCCTGCCGTATCAGAGCACCGAGCTGCGGCTCGCCCCGGGCAGCGTCCTCGCGCTGTTCACCTCCGGTCTGCTCCAGGCCGCCGAGCGGCAGGACGCGGGGCTGCGCCGGCTCGCCGATTCCCTCACCGGCCCCCGGGCTTCGCTGACCAAGCTGTGCGAGCAGACGGTGTCCACGATGCTGACCGGCGCGGTGGACGAGGACGCCACCCTGCTGCTGGCCCGCACCCGGCTGCTCGACCGGACCCGGCTCGCGCAGTGGGAGCCGGCCGCCGATCCGGCCGCGGTCGCCGCCCTGCGCAGCAGCGTCGGCAAGCAGCTGGACGACTGGGGGCTGGACGAGCTGGCGTTCACCACCGAGGTCATCGTCAGCGAGCTCGTCACCAACGCCATCCGCTATGTCGGCGGACCCATCCAGGTGCGCCTGATCCGGGACCGCACCCTGACCTGCGAGGTCTCCGACACCGGGCACACCACCCCGAATCTGCGGCACGCGGCGAGCGACGACGAGGGCGGCCGGGGGCTGTTCATCGTCGCCCAGATGACCCAGCGCTGGGGCACCCGCTACACCCCCACCGGCAAGGTCATCTGGACCGAGCAGACCCTTCCGCCGCCGCCGGTGCGGGGGTGA